The sequence TCGATCATCAGGTTAAGATTCGAGGCTTTCGTATTGAGTGCGGCGAAATAGAAAATTGTATCCTGAATTACTCAGGTCTCGAAAAATGCGCGGTTTTGGTCGACAAACGAGATGGTACGTCGCCGGTATTATTGGCTTTTGTCGTCCCGCTAGATAAAGGTATTAACGCAGAGGAACGCGATTCGTTAAGTGTCCAGATCTCAGATTTTGTTGCTAACAATCTCCCGGACTATATGGTCCCATCTGGTATAGCAATTATGGATTCCTTACCGCTTACGAGTAATGGAAAATTGGATAGGAAATTACTACTCAACGTTCCAATTGTGAAGCACGAAACTTCCGCCCATGCCACAACACTGACCGCAACTGAACGGAAGCTAATGCCATTTTGGCAAAAAGTACTAAAACGGGACGACGTTGACATTAACGATGAATTTTTCCAGGTGGGCGGCCACTCGTTAATGGCTGCAGAACTCATCGGGTTGATTCGACAAAAGCTGAAATGGAACGTGCCCTTACGCGTATTATTCGACAAGCCAACATTAAAGGCGTTCGCGGAGCACTGCCAAGAACTCGACATCGTAAAATTCGACCTGCCGATGTGGCTGGAAGATCATAAAATTGATTTTCGCGAGCACGTTTACAAAGGTGAGGAGACACTGATAGACGACGGCAGAGGTAATCTCGAACAGCTGGACAAAACCCCGGAGAAGCGCGTTTTAATAATGAGTGAGCAGGCAAAAACCTGTATGGCGGATCTTAAAGCAATCGTTAACAACGGCCGTGGGCCAGATATGCCCCAATATTTTGTATTCTCACAGCAGCCGGACGAAATACTGAAAGCCTTAGAGCAGCAGGGACTCAGTGCAATAGCTCCGGACTTTGTCCACACTGAGTTGACTATACAATCTACGGCGCAAACCTTGGGTAAAAGCTATATCTCCCGTCTGTTCGTAGGTGAGCCGCTGGACCATTTTCCGGCAACGCCCATGCAGAAAACAATGCTGAACTGGAAACAGAGGCAGTTTCCACACGCCATTCTGGTTAACGGCTATTTTTCTGATACCGAGCTTGAGCAAGCGTTTTTACAGGTGCAGCGCGAACAAGAGCTGCTTACAGCTCGATACAATGGCGATCAATCCTGCTGGGACGTGTACGCTCCACCGGCCAGGCCACTCGCCACTGTTATCGACCTTCGATTTCTACCCACATCTCTTGCTACCAAATTTCAAGAGACGTTAGCGAAATCGCTTATTCAACATATTAGCGAAAAAACATTGCCCTACATCGCTTACTGGGTGCGCCTCTCAGATAGTCGACAAGTTTTGTACTTTATAAACGATCACCTTATCGCAGATAAAACCGCAATTGACGTGCTTGGTAATCGGGTGGAAATGTATTTAACCGGGAAATGGCATCCGATCTCACGCGCCTATCGTGACTATGCTGAATCGATTCAGGAAAAATTAAATGAGCCCAATGCCCATGCCATAGAAGTCGAAATCGACAGGCTTTTTAGCCTCGATACCCTAACGTCAGTTGTGGCAAAGACTCGTGATGCCATAGAGAAAAATAAGAATACAGAGATGCACGTGCTCGATATGCGGTTTACCACCATTGAAAACACGCCCATTGAACATGCCTTTTCAGTTTTTCGGCGGACTGTGTTTGAATTGTTGAAAACAAACGAATTCTGTATGACGCTGAATTATCACAGCCGTCAACAGCAGGGCAATAAAGACTACGATCAAGTAGGGTTATATCTCGATCGCGTTCCATACTGTGTTAACGCCGGCTCTAGCGCTAGCGATATGAACGTGGTATTGGATTTCGTCGCTGAAACCGGAATTAGCTTTACTGGCATTGAAGAGCGTAAATTGCTTGGTGAAAAACATGTCATTCCTGAGTTTGGCGCAGATATACTTTTCAATTTTCTTGGCGAAGATCGATTTGAAAAAATTGCTGCGGGAGTGGAGAGTAAAAATATTAACAATCTCCAAGATTTTCATGGCATTTTACTTGAAGCATATACAGTAGAAAATGCACTTTATACGCGACTTGTTTTTCACGCGGGCAACGCAGACTACGCGGCCATAAAGTCGATGTACGAAGAAAATATAGTGGAGTTTTCTCGCAGCGAGGCCCCTATGCTTTAAAGCTCTTGAGGTTTTAATAGGGATACGAAGTAGGGGCGGCGATATAAACGCGTGAATACCGGCTCTATCAGTACAGTGTGCATATACGCAACTCTAAATCACAGGTATTCGAACCTATGAAAATTGTGGATGGTGTAGAAACTTTTGTTGGTGATGAGGCAGGGTTCCCGCTGATCATTAAACAAACGAACAACGGCAAGGCCGTCGACCTTGTCGCCTGGGTTAAGCGAAACAGAGGTTTTGTTGACTCATCAATATTGGATTACGGCGCTTTGATCTTTCGTGGCTTCGATGTTGAAACAGTAGCTGCCTTTGAAGCCGTCGCAACCGCGTGTACATCGGAAAATTGGGTGGACTACATTGAAGCGACGTCACCGCGCTCACAAGTCCAGAGTAAAACGTCAACTTCAACCGACTACGATAGCAAATACAAAATATTCCCCCACAACGAAAAGTCCTACTCCGCTGACTGGCCACGCTACGTTTTTTTCTATTGCAAGAATCCACCGACTGCACAGGGGAGCACACCTTTAGTTGATTGTCGCAGGGTTTACATGGCAATACCTGAAGCAATTAGGTCTCGTTTTAAGCGTGATAAGCTGATGTACGTGCGTCAATTCAGCAACTATATGGGCATTCCATGGCAGAAAGCATTTAATGTGGAAAGTAAAGAAGAAATGGAAGCTTATTGCCAAGCTAACTTTATCGATAAGATTGAATGGAAGGACGACGGCACGCCGAAAATCACCTATACCCGTAATGCAGCGATAAAACACCCGGTAACAGGCGACCCATGTTGGTTTAACCACGGTGTATTTTTTAATGTTCACGCCATGGAGCCCGCGCTGAAAGAAATATTTCTAAGTGCCTTCGAGGAGGACGAGCTACCGTACAACACTTACTATGGGACAGGGACTAAAATAGAGAAAGAGACGGTAGCTAGTCTAAGTAAAATTTACTACGACAATGCGGTAAGCATTCCCTACGAGAAAAACGATATTATCTTCATGGATAATATCCTAATTGCCCACGGCAGAGAACCTTTCGAAGGGGACAGGAAAATCTATGTAACCATGACTGAGCAGATGAAGCTTGAAGAGGCAGAATACTGTTAGCATATCCAGCTTCGACTCAAAGGTTGCTCTGGTCCTCTAAATACAGGTCTTGTGTATTCAAGTCTAGGGAGCCTCTGATTAACCTAGTGATTCCTCTGGTTTACAGGAATTTAACGTGAGTAGGCGCGTGAGCGAGGCGTGCTGGTTCTCTACATGAACGTAGGTAAGTAGCGTGAGCAGGAGCGGAAGCTTTGCACGGCGAACGAGCGTAACACCCTCAGGTTACATTCCTGTAAGCCCCGCAGCACACAAGGGCATAAAGGCCCGGCCTGCGGCGATCATTTGTGGCGTTGCCTTTCTTATTAAGGACTCAGGCCATTAACTGCGAAAGGCGCCTAACAACTAATCGCCGCAGGTTACGCAGAGAAATTACTAGGGCCTGTTAACACTAATTCGATTCATTCTGTTGCGGCTAAAATTTCGCTATCAAGGCGTTTGGAGCGTAGTTTGGTTGTTCCAAATGAGCGATAAACAACGCTGAGAGCGGGATTTTAGCCGCAACCCGCAGGGCTGGGCCTGTATTTCCAGGCTGATGCGTTATTTTTCGCTCGTTTAGCCCGCTAAACAACGCCAAAAATGCCTTTCATCCTGAAAATACAGGCTCCAGCAGAGCGAATTGAATTAGTGTTAACAGGCCCTAGGTTAATCAGAGGTTCCCGTAAACTAAGCCCTGTAAGCACAATCGAATTTGCCCAAGAAACAAGATCTTGTGATATTCCTTATTGATACGTGGGTATATGCTCACGCGGATTTAGAATATCTTTTGCACAAAATATTCCGTACTAATATTGTGGATATAGGACTGTCATTTTTCTGATCCCACCCAACGCAGCCCAACAGCTGAGATAGTAAAGCACAGAGCAATTGGCAAATTAATTGATCCTACGTGCCTGGTCGCTCTTTTAGCTCCATGGCTTGCACTACTTTATACCGTCGATACGACTCGACTCTAAAACCCTATAAAATCTGTTTTTGTATATCCGTATTTTTACGCACTAGCACTGCCGCATTTTTACAACGATTATCCTTATTATATTTAAGGTTAAAAAGTGGTGCGTATACCTTGCGCGAACAATAACAAATGCATTGTGACGCCCTTTGTTTGGTGTAGGCATAGATATAACCAATTTAATATATGTGTTAATTAATGCGGATTATTTAAGTGAGCAAGTATTTATGTTTATGGCCGCAACTATCGATCGAATCAATTCATATTAGATCTGTCCACGCGTGGGTAGCGTTCTCCCAATTAATCTCACCTCCATTTTTAATGGATAAGTTAGCTATTAGAATATCGATCGAATTATTAATGCGTTTCTAATTAAAAACATATTAATGGCGCATTCAAATACATTTGGGTGTAAATTAAACGGGTGTGCGTTTAAAAAATTAAATTTATATTGAAAATGTTGACACTCGATAAAACCGATTTTATGATTCGCGCCGTTTTTCAGGAAGATTAACGTGAAAATAGCTTATCGCCATCTATCTTTGTTATTACTCGTCTTGTAGTGGTGTCTTACTCAGCTGGATATCGGGTGTTGCGGCGGCGCTACTTAGCATCTTCTAAGAGTGTGTAGCGAGCATTGGTTGGCAAATAAATAAATCAGCGACGGCATATTTTCTGGTCGAACAGTGCTTTTTAGGCTGGTTCAGTGGTGTGTTATGGAATCCGTTCTGGGCTCGCTTTTGCCGCCCGGACATAAGGTGTGCGGCAATGCTATTTGCTCATAAGTTGGTGGTGCGAATAGTTCAATCTTGCGCTGCGTCAAGCTGTAATCTGGGCAACCGAGTAGCTTGCAGTGTTTAGTAGAGCGAGTTGAATTATTGTCAGTAGGTCTTAGTACAAATTTAAACATTTAGTGCACATCGCAAAGTATTCTAGCTGTTGAAGGGTGGCTTTCTGGAGAAAATTTTGTAAATGGTTTTATACATATAAGAAATATTCGCTATGGGGCTCCTGTTATCGAGTAGTAGCCTGAGCTTTCTGAGCATCCCAAATTTTATCTATAGAATCCTGATTACTTAACAGGAAAAACCTCTAATAATTTCTAATCTGATCTTTCGTTCAAGGTTTGCCAATGTCGGTGAGAACCTATGAATCGTTGTTAAAATATTTTCATTTATAGAATCTTGCTGATCCCCGCGCAACAAAAACGACTATGGCGAACTTGCGAATATTAAATGTGGATGAAAAGTGAAATTCTTTTCATTGCCTGAGAATTGTTTCTCGAAAATTGTAAATGGCATTATTGGTGAGCTAATTATGTATGTATAGTGCGTACGCATTTTTACATGCCTAAGAGCGTGGGTGTGATAAGTTTGTACATTGAACAGGACGCAATTTATTTTTGATGTGCGTGCAATCTATTTTTTACTGAGAACGTTAAATGGAACTTATAGAGTTTAGCAGGGAACTTCCGCCCAATTTTTTTAAGCGTCATATCCTCGATGGCGAGAATCCATTGAAAGTTTCTGCTTTTCTAGAGGCGAATGGGGTTGCGAAGCACTGGTGTTTTGATTATTTCAGAGATTTGGGCGAGTCTCTTTTAGTTCCCGTTAAGACGTTCGATTCAAATGGCGATATACATGTTAGCACTACGCCGCTGTCAGATTATGTTCGTTCAATCGAGCAATATGAGCTAGATCAGAAATCACATCGCCCAGCCTATTGTCACGACATACCCATTTTTCACCTCCTGCCCGATCTGGTAGATGGTGTACGGTCTATGCCATCCTCTATTTTTCCATTGTGGTATCGAGATTCTTGGTGGCAGTTTGCTCAATTTTTTATGAGTCCGTCCGGTAGTATTACGCCTTTACATTTCGATACTCTGATGACGCACAACCTTTTTTTTCAGGTGACAGGTGTTAAAGAGTTTTATCTATTGCCGTTTTCAGAACGCTCAAATTGTTATCGCCGCGGCTGGCGTTGGTTTGATGTTGACCCACTAAATCCAACTGATGAAAAATATCCAAAATACCGGCCTGAATGCTGTTTAAAGGTTACTCTAAGGCCCGGAGATTTGTTGTACATGCCACCTGGGATCTTGCATCACGTGGTTACTAAGCAGGCATCAATTTCATTTAACGTGGATTTTCACACCAAGCTCAGCGTGTGTCGAAGTTTCAGGTTTGTATCTGAGTCAATTCCCGCTCCCTCGCTTTATTACAACACCGTTGCCTTGGCCGGTCTGTTTTTGGGGTTTAATAAAAGGTACTTGTTCTCTTTGTATAAGTCTTATTTGAATTACATCTCCTAAACGAAAATAAATTTCGCGATCAAGGAATATAAGTTATGGATAATAAAAATAGCGTATTCAAAACAACTGGGCTGCAGTTTCGCGCTGCACCTAGCGTTGAATTCCAGCTCCCGTATGCCGTTGAGGCGAGCGCGCCGCTGTCTGAACTACACAGCGCGTTCAAGCGTGTTGTTGATGATCATATTTGTCGTCATGGCGCGGTACTTCTGAGGGGTGCAGAGGGCGCGGAATTGGATGCTTTCAGAAATATCGCCGCCGCAACAACAGGGCAGTCGCTGAGTTATGAGTACGGGTCCACGCCGAGATCTCAAGTTGGTGAGGGAGTGTATACCGCTACTGAATACCCCTCGCATCAGACGATCCCCCTCCACAACGAGCAGTCTTACACCAACAATTGGGCGGACTATCTATGGTTTTTTTGTCAACAAGCTGCCTCTAGTGGTGGTGAAACAACACTCGCTGATAGTCGAGAAGTCTTTAAAAAAATCCCAAAGTCTATACGCAAACGGTTTATTGATCGTGGCGTTATGTACGTACGCAACTACGGCAGTGGATACGATCTTGACTGGCAGGACGTTTTTAATACGGCTAATCGTTCGGACGTGGAGCTGTTCTGCGCAAAGCGGAATATCACTTGCGAATGGCTTGATGACGACCAGTTGCGTACATCGCAAGTATGTCAAGCGCATGCGGTTCACCAATTCACCGGTGAATCGGTATGGTTCAATCAGGCGCACCTTTTCCACGTTTCGGCACTCGATGCGAACGTACGCGGCGCTATGTTAGATCTGTTTGGCTCGCAGGGTCTGCCTAGGAACGCTTTTTACGGTGATGGTAGCGATATAGAGGATGAGATTCTAGAAGAGATCCGCGCTGTTTATGATGAACTGTCAGTCGTATTTTCCTGGGAGAGTGGAGACATCATGGTAATAGACAATTTACTTGCTGCACATGGTCGACAATCCTTTGAGGGTCCGCGAAAGGTTTACGTCACAATGACGTGATTATAGCTTTTGTTGGCTGAGCTGGCAGCGGTTTCGCTTAGGATTGATTGTGGGATGTGAACGCTTTTTAAGCGGTATTCTCTCGAAATTTATTTTTTAATATAGGTTAACAAATGGTATATCAGTTAATTCGCAAATTCCGCTGGCCGTTGGTATTCGCGACTATGTTGAGTGTATTAAGTGCTGCTTTCAGCATCGGCGTTATGGTTTTTCTCAACCAACAGATATCCAACGTTGGGGAGGGAGCTGAAAACTATAATACAGATGTACTTGTTTTTGCTTTCGCGTTGATGGGGCTGGGTGTGTTTGGTGTGTTATCGCAATATATCCTTTCCCGACTTAGCGCCGGGTTCACTGCTCAGTTACGCCGATTCATGGTAGAAAATGTTCTTAACACCAACTATGAAGGTATTGAGCGAGTAGGGGGCCATAGAATATATGCAAGTCTAACCTCCGATATTCGTAGTCTGGCTTCTGCCTTTTCATTGCTCCCTCACGTGGCCTATAACTCGGCAGCGGTATTATTGTGTTTGGCTTACCTTGCTTATAGTTCCTGGCAGCTATTTGTTTTCGTTTTTATATTTTTAGCGTTAGCAATCGGCTTCGCCCAAGTTCTGATGAATCGAGGGATGAAACTTCTAAAAGGGTTGCGTGAGACTGACGACAATCTATTCAATAGCTTCAAAGCGTTAGTGGAAGGCGGTAAAGAGCTCAATATAAACACCAATCGAAAACGACACTTCTATAAAGACCTAGTGGTACCACATGTCGATGAGATAAAAAGAAAGTCGGTCCATACGGAACTAAATTTTATTTTTATTCATAACTGGACCAATGTCGTTTTGTTTGGTGTTATGGGGTCGATTGTATTCCTGGCTCAAGCGGTATTTACCACTGTGCCGGTTGAGGTTGTGGTGGGCTTTTTGCTGATCATGATTTATCTTGTTGGCCCTATCTCTTCACTAATGGATATGTACTCAGTTGTCGCGGGGGGCGTGGTAGCGAGCAAAAAAATCAATTCATTGGAGCTCGGAACGCATGCAGGCAGCTTTGCGGAAAACGGCAACAGTAAATCGAGCCAGCTAAACGACGAGTGGCAGTCTCTTAGCGTACGAGATCTGACTTACCAATATCCTTGCAGTGAAAATGAGATATATCAATTTGGCGTTGGCCCAATTAATCTGGATATAAGCAGAGGCGAACTTGTATTCGTAACAGGCGGTAACGGGAGTGGTAAATCTACGTTTATAAAAACATTGATTGGTCTGTATACACCTAACTCTGGACAAATCTATTTCGATGGAAAATGTATCGATTTTGATTCAGATAGAGAATGGTACGGTCAGCATTTTTCCGCTATTTTTTCCGATTTTTATTTGTTTCAACACGCCATCGGAAAGGACGGTGAGTTAGCCTCAGACG comes from Teredinibacter turnerae and encodes:
- a CDS encoding TauD/TfdA family dioxygenase, giving the protein MDNKNSVFKTTGLQFRAAPSVEFQLPYAVEASAPLSELHSAFKRVVDDHICRHGAVLLRGAEGAELDAFRNIAAATTGQSLSYEYGSTPRSQVGEGVYTATEYPSHQTIPLHNEQSYTNNWADYLWFFCQQAASSGGETTLADSREVFKKIPKSIRKRFIDRGVMYVRNYGSGYDLDWQDVFNTANRSDVELFCAKRNITCEWLDDDQLRTSQVCQAHAVHQFTGESVWFNQAHLFHVSALDANVRGAMLDLFGSQGLPRNAFYGDGSDIEDEILEEIRAVYDELSVVFSWESGDIMVIDNLLAAHGRQSFEGPRKVYVTMT
- a CDS encoding TauD/TfdA family dioxygenase is translated as MKIVDGVETFVGDEAGFPLIIKQTNNGKAVDLVAWVKRNRGFVDSSILDYGALIFRGFDVETVAAFEAVATACTSENWVDYIEATSPRSQVQSKTSTSTDYDSKYKIFPHNEKSYSADWPRYVFFYCKNPPTAQGSTPLVDCRRVYMAIPEAIRSRFKRDKLMYVRQFSNYMGIPWQKAFNVESKEEMEAYCQANFIDKIEWKDDGTPKITYTRNAAIKHPVTGDPCWFNHGVFFNVHAMEPALKEIFLSAFEEDELPYNTYYGTGTKIEKETVASLSKIYYDNAVSIPYEKNDIIFMDNILIAHGREPFEGDRKIYVTMTEQMKLEEAEYC
- a CDS encoding cyclic peptide export ABC transporter is translated as MVYQLIRKFRWPLVFATMLSVLSAAFSIGVMVFLNQQISNVGEGAENYNTDVLVFAFALMGLGVFGVLSQYILSRLSAGFTAQLRRFMVENVLNTNYEGIERVGGHRIYASLTSDIRSLASAFSLLPHVAYNSAAVLLCLAYLAYSSWQLFVFVFIFLALAIGFAQVLMNRGMKLLKGLRETDDNLFNSFKALVEGGKELNINTNRKRHFYKDLVVPHVDEIKRKSVHTELNFIFIHNWTNVVLFGVMGSIVFLAQAVFTTVPVEVVVGFLLIMIYLVGPISSLMDMYSVVAGGVVASKKINSLELGTHAGSFAENGNSKSSQLNDEWQSLSVRDLTYQYPCSENEIYQFGVGPINLDISRGELVFVTGGNGSGKSTFIKTLIGLYTPNSGQIYFDGKCIDFDSDREWYGQHFSAIFSDFYLFQHAIGKDGELASDEVINQYLAKLQLDKKVDAQGGELSSVSLSHGQKKRLALLLSYIEDTSIYIFDEWAADQDPYFRKYFYMTLLPELKSKGKTVIAITHDDAYFHTADRVLKFESGLLVEVTENDGKSFANSKVEAVL
- a CDS encoding cupin-like domain-containing protein — translated: MELIEFSRELPPNFFKRHILDGENPLKVSAFLEANGVAKHWCFDYFRDLGESLLVPVKTFDSNGDIHVSTTPLSDYVRSIEQYELDQKSHRPAYCHDIPIFHLLPDLVDGVRSMPSSIFPLWYRDSWWQFAQFFMSPSGSITPLHFDTLMTHNLFFQVTGVKEFYLLPFSERSNCYRRGWRWFDVDPLNPTDEKYPKYRPECCLKVTLRPGDLLYMPPGILHHVVTKQASISFNVDFHTKLSVCRSFRFVSESIPAPSLYYNTVALAGLFLGFNKRYLFSLYKSYLNYIS